Proteins from a genomic interval of Bombus affinis isolate iyBomAffi1 chromosome 18, iyBomAffi1.2, whole genome shotgun sequence:
- the LOC126926604 gene encoding uncharacterized protein LOC126926604, translating into MPFYKLHSPRLDGMFLICLTLTIFCVLANAEFYKASYVDDYPWIRANREIPSESASSDHSSSYSRFLESRKKHRSLDSAESFDKPREWYSTSATKKVPTENKNLKKVISPFYTITNKDSQKYKDMVMKSGVPYCQEIRKKQVNKNSDAKNSMVCYKCKNPKSGATYEQCSYHSQPLTDSSNVEKIAVPPSVFRSRRSNSEEAFTGFKNSDDYRRHDNPYRFSEKIFSDATDDVPAEYKNKDEKCEKVVKDSMVCMVCKDTKSNAKYEQCSYVRQPSEKRYAYSKSSSHKNPETFKNTQAEKDDKEDGKRYDKEYSASKPVKERFGYVDKEEPEGKSLEETKESSDNCKKVQKGTKTCTICKDPKTGENYERCLYTYEPDDKVYKYSKSRSFGYPDSSSGNNDKRDASDKEDKSSEESRSEPEESRSEPEDYSKDYTIPESYYEKSQSAPSSSYFKGDESKSNYGGSQETKSASDEDESLSGYERSKSESERVAESIEPSHCKEIQKDSMTCKVCKDPKTGSNSEQCSYKYLPNDKSYSYSKSKSFGSPTESKDKSYDGSEKKESKEPYESLGYDYSSKKMPYVTDSDIKDEFSVSDQTRQSEAKEESAKSALKKSDVGFYDAFKKKAEIQKVLQEFQKEDRSNCKKLMRDKMTCYQCVDEKGFQKEECAFVTSEEPSVDKSDYREEKAYHVEPTKKVPRSIIAQHPLHDFPIEPEAAASERAYVKREQADKEKDSGEVERSKEVEPYEFAAETKPVFDKVLGFTLPAYMLSTSEHEEEFDKIVASKGI; encoded by the exons ATGCCCTTCTACAAACTCCATTCTCCACGCCTTGATGGAATGTTTCTG ATATGTCTTACGCTGACGATCTTCTGCGTGTTAGCAAATGCCGAATTCTACAAAGCCTCATACGTCGACGATTACCCATGGATTCGCGCAAATCGCGAGATTCCTAGCGAATCCGCCTCTTCAGACCACTCGTCATCTTACAGTCGTTTCTTAGAGTCCAGAAAAAAGCACCGTTCGTTGGATTCTGCCGAGTCTTTTGACAAGCCTAGAGAATGGTACTCGACTTCCGCCACTAAGAAAGTCCCCACGGAGAACAAGAACTTGAAGAAAGTAATATCACCGTTTTACACCATAACGAACAAAGATTCGCAAAAGTACAAGGACATGGTGATGAAATCCGGCGTTCCGTACTGTCAGGAGATCAGGAAGAAACAAGTTAATAAGAACAGCGACGCGAAGAATAGCATGGTCTGTTACAAATGTAAGAATCCGAAAAGTGGCGCCACTTACGAGCAATGCTCCTATCATTCTCAGCCATTGACCGATTCTAGCAACGTGGAAAAGATAGCAGTGCCACCTTCAGTGTTCAGAAGTAGGAGATCCAACTCTGAAGAAGCTTTTACTGGTTTTAAAAATTCCGATGATTACAGAAGACACGATAATCCGTACAGATTTAGCGAGAAGATTTTCTCGGACGCCACGGATGATGTTCCGGCAgagtataaaaataaagatgAAAAATGCGAGAAAGTGGTGAAAGATTCCATGGTGTGCATGGTGTGTAAGGATACCAAGAGCAATGCAAAGTACGAACAATGTTCGTATGTTCGACAGCCTAGTGAGAAGAGATACGCTTATAGTAAATCTAGCTCACATAAGAATCCCGAGACATTTAAGAACACTCAAGCTGAGAAGGATGATAAAGAGGACGGAAAGAGATATGATAAAGAATATTCGGCAAGTAAACCGGTTAAGGAACGTTTCGGTTACGTCGATAAGGAAGAACCAGAGGGAAAATCTCTCGAAGAAACCAAGGAATCGTCTGATAATTGCAAGAAGGTGCAAAAGGGCACGAAGACTTGCACTATCTGTAAAGACCCCAAAACAGGTGAAAATTACGAGAGATGCTTGTACACTTATGAGCCAGATGACAAGGTCTATAAATATAGTAAATCAAGAAGCTTTGGATACCCTGACAGTTCTTCTGGAAATAACGATAAGAGAGATGCTAGTGACAAAGAAGACAAGTCGTCTGAGGAGTCACGAAGCGAACCTGAGGAATCACGAAGCGAACCTGAGGATTACAGTAAAGATTATACTATTCCTGAAAGTTACTACGAGAAAAGTCAGTCCGCTCCATCGAGTTCTTACTTCAAAGGCGACGAATCCAAGTCGAATTATGGTGGATCTCAAGAAACTAAGTCCGCCTCTGACGAGGATGAATCCTTATCTGGATATGAAAGATCTAAATCAGAATCAGAAAGAGTGGCTGAAAGCATCGAACCAAGTCATTGCAAAGAGATTCAAAAGGATTCTATGACTTGCAAGGTCTGTAAAGACCCGAAAACCGGAAGTAACTCCGAACAATGTTCGTACAAGTATCTACCAAATGACAAGAGTTATTCGTATTCGAAATCTAAATCATTTGGTAGCCCAACCGAATCGAAAGACAAATCTTACGACGGATCCGAGAAGAAAGAATCCAAGGAGCCTTACGAAAGTCTTGGCTATGATTATTCTTCTAAGAAGATGCCCTACGTTACCGACAGCGATATCAAAGACGAATTTTCGGTTTCTGATCAGACAAGGCAATCGGAAGCAAAAGAGGAATCAGCGAAATCTGCTTTAAAGAAAAGCGACGTAGGCTTCTACGATGCGTTCAAAAAGAAGGCAGAGATCCAGAAGGTTCTTCAGGAGTTCCAGAAGGAAGATCGTtccaattgtaagaagttgatGCGTGACAAAATGACTTGCTACCAATGTGTCGACGAAAAAGGTTTCCAAAAGGAAGAGTGCGCTTTTGTAACTTCTGAAGAACCATCTGTCGATAAATCGGATTATCGAGAAGAGAAAGCCTACCATGTAGAGCCTACCAAAAAAGTTCCTAGGTCAATCATCGCCCAACATCCTCTGCACGATTTTCCTATCGAACCAGAAGCTGCCGCAAGTGAGAGAGCATACGTAAAACGAGAACAAGCAGACAAGGAGAAAGATTCTGGAGAAGTTGAAAGATCCAAGGAGGTTGAACCTTACGAATTCGCAGCAGAGACTAAACCTGTGTTTGATAAGGTTCTTGGATTCACACTTCCGGCGTACATGCTGAGTACTTCCGAACACGAAGAAGAGTTTGATAAGATCGTGGCGAGTAAGGGGATTTAA